The Neodiprion virginianus isolate iyNeoVirg1 chromosome 5, iyNeoVirg1.1, whole genome shotgun sequence genome contains a region encoding:
- the LOC124304516 gene encoding transketolase-like protein 2 isoform X2, protein MVKEIDTQKLYDVANWLRIHSVTATQAAKSGHPTSCSSMAEIMSVLFFHTMRYKVSAPRDVNNDRFVLSKGHAAPILYAAWAEAGLFPTSELLNLRKFNNDLEGHPTPRLNFIDVGTGSLGQGLSVAAGMAYVGKNFDKSSYRVYVLVGDGESAEGSIWEALHFASYYGLDNLCVIFDINRLGQTQATSLEHNMEVYRVRLEAFGFNALVVDGHDVEELAKAFHEAQNTQGRPTAILAKTFKGRNFPNIEDELNWHGKALGANGDTVIQHLTSLLKNPGPLALHPQKPLVADAPIVDISNIKLSSPPNYKLGEKIATRLAYGNGLAKIAANNSRVVALDGDMRTSTFSDKIRTVDPSRYIECFIAEQNLVGVGIGMACRDRTVAFVSTFATFFTRAYDQIRMGAISQTNLNFVGSHAGCSIGEDGPSQMGLEDLAMFRAIPGATIFYPSDAVSTERAVELAANTKGICFIRTSRPETPVIYKNDKALAIGKAQVIKTSSKDQVLIIGAAVTLVEAILAADELAKSGINVRVMDPFTIKPIDAAGIIKNARETGGRIITVEDHYPEGGLGDAVLSAVAGVRDIIVKKLAVPVVPRSGPTAVLLDAYGISSRSIVTAVHEILKL, encoded by the exons ACATCCAACATCATGCTCATCTATGGCAGAGATCATGTCTGTCCTTTTCTTTCACACAATGCGCTACAAGGTCTCTGCTCCTCGTGATGTGAACAACGATAGATTCGTTTTAAGCAAAGGGCATGCTGCACCGATTTTATACGCCG CTTGGGCAGAGGCAGGTTTATTTCCTACAAGTGAACTTTTGAATCtccgaaaattcaacaatGACCTAGAAGGACATCCGACTCCTAGATTGAACTTTATTGACGTTGGAACTGGGTCTCTTGGACAAGGGCTGTCTGTCGCTGCTGGCATGGCTTACGTTGGCAAGAATTTCGACAAGTCTAGCTACAG GGTGTACGTCCTAGTTGGAGATGGTGAATCTGCTGAAGGATCGATTTGGGAGGCACTTCATTTTGCTTCTTACTATGGGCTAGACAATCTTTGTGTAATATTTGATATAAACCGTTTGGGTCAAACACAAGCTACTTCCCTTGAGCATAACATGGAGGTTTATCGTGTGCGTTTAGAAGCTTTTGGGTTCAACGCTCTGGTAGTCGATGGCCACGACGTCGAGGAACTAGCTAAA GCATTCCATGAAGCACAAAATACTCAAGGCCGTCCAACTGCAATCTTGGCAAAGACATTTAAAGGTCGAAACTTTCCCAACATTGAAGATGAACTCAATTGGCATGGAAAAGCTCTGGGAGCCAACGGTGATACCGTCATTCAG CATCTAACttcattattgaaaaatcctGGTCCACTCGCTCTGCATCCGCAAAAACCCCTCGTCGCAGATGCACCAATCGTCGACATTAGTAATATAAAATTGAGCTCACCACCTAACTATAAATTAGGTGAAAAGATTGCGACACGTCTTGCTTACGGAAATGGCCTTGCCAAG ATTGCAGCCAACAATTCCCGTGTGGTTGCTCTGGATGGTGACATGAGGACATCAACCTTTTCAGATAAAATCAGGACGGTCGATCCGTCGAGATACATAGAGTGTTTTATTGCTGAACAGAACTTAGTTGGAGTAGGAATTGGCATGGCTTGCCGTGATCGTACTGTTGCCTTTGTGTCGACGTTTGCTACCTTCTTCACGCGTGCCTATGATCAA ATTCGTATGGGTGCTATATCGCAAACCAACCTGAACTTTGTCGGCTCTCACGCCGGCTGTTCAATCGGTGAGGATGGACCTTCGCAGATGGGCCTAGAAGACTTGGCCATGTTCCGGGCGATACCTGGAGCTACTATTTTCTACCCATCTGATGCCGTTTCAACGGAACGTGCCGTAGAATTGGCCGCGAACACGAAAGGAATCTGTTTCATCCGAACTTCGCGTCCAGAAACACCTGTCATTTATAAGAACGACAAGGCACTAGCAATTGGCAAAGCTCAGGTTATCAAAACTTCAAGCAAAGATCAAGTGCTGATTATTGGTGCCGCGGTTACGCTAGTTGAAGCTATACTAGCTGCCGATGAACTTGCCAAGAGTGGAATCAACGTGCGTGTCATGGATCCGTTCACAATAAAACCAATTGATGCTGCCGggataataaaaaatgctcGCGAAACTGGCGGTAGGATTATTACTGTTGAAGATCATTATCCAGAGGGTGGTTTGGGCGATGCAGTACTCTCGGCCGTTGCTGGTGTGCGAGATATAATTGTGAAAAAGCTTGCCGTACCAGTTGTGCCTCGCTCTGGTCCAACAGCTGTTCTGCTCGATGCGTATGGTATCAGCAGTCGAAGCATTGTTACGGCTGTTCATGAAATACTGAAACTCTGA
- the LOC124304516 gene encoding transketolase-like protein 2 isoform X1 has protein sequence MASYHKPESKTIQELKDIATKLRIHSVRATQITKSGHPTSCSSMAEIMSVLFFHTMRYKVSAPRDVNNDRFVLSKGHAAPILYAAWAEAGLFPTSELLNLRKFNNDLEGHPTPRLNFIDVGTGSLGQGLSVAAGMAYVGKNFDKSSYRVYVLVGDGESAEGSIWEALHFASYYGLDNLCVIFDINRLGQTQATSLEHNMEVYRVRLEAFGFNALVVDGHDVEELAKAFHEAQNTQGRPTAILAKTFKGRNFPNIEDELNWHGKALGANGDTVIQHLTSLLKNPGPLALHPQKPLVADAPIVDISNIKLSSPPNYKLGEKIATRLAYGNGLAKIAANNSRVVALDGDMRTSTFSDKIRTVDPSRYIECFIAEQNLVGVGIGMACRDRTVAFVSTFATFFTRAYDQIRMGAISQTNLNFVGSHAGCSIGEDGPSQMGLEDLAMFRAIPGATIFYPSDAVSTERAVELAANTKGICFIRTSRPETPVIYKNDKALAIGKAQVIKTSSKDQVLIIGAAVTLVEAILAADELAKSGINVRVMDPFTIKPIDAAGIIKNARETGGRIITVEDHYPEGGLGDAVLSAVAGVRDIIVKKLAVPVVPRSGPTAVLLDAYGISSRSIVTAVHEILKL, from the exons ACATCCAACATCATGCTCATCTATGGCAGAGATCATGTCTGTCCTTTTCTTTCACACAATGCGCTACAAGGTCTCTGCTCCTCGTGATGTGAACAACGATAGATTCGTTTTAAGCAAAGGGCATGCTGCACCGATTTTATACGCCG CTTGGGCAGAGGCAGGTTTATTTCCTACAAGTGAACTTTTGAATCtccgaaaattcaacaatGACCTAGAAGGACATCCGACTCCTAGATTGAACTTTATTGACGTTGGAACTGGGTCTCTTGGACAAGGGCTGTCTGTCGCTGCTGGCATGGCTTACGTTGGCAAGAATTTCGACAAGTCTAGCTACAG GGTGTACGTCCTAGTTGGAGATGGTGAATCTGCTGAAGGATCGATTTGGGAGGCACTTCATTTTGCTTCTTACTATGGGCTAGACAATCTTTGTGTAATATTTGATATAAACCGTTTGGGTCAAACACAAGCTACTTCCCTTGAGCATAACATGGAGGTTTATCGTGTGCGTTTAGAAGCTTTTGGGTTCAACGCTCTGGTAGTCGATGGCCACGACGTCGAGGAACTAGCTAAA GCATTCCATGAAGCACAAAATACTCAAGGCCGTCCAACTGCAATCTTGGCAAAGACATTTAAAGGTCGAAACTTTCCCAACATTGAAGATGAACTCAATTGGCATGGAAAAGCTCTGGGAGCCAACGGTGATACCGTCATTCAG CATCTAACttcattattgaaaaatcctGGTCCACTCGCTCTGCATCCGCAAAAACCCCTCGTCGCAGATGCACCAATCGTCGACATTAGTAATATAAAATTGAGCTCACCACCTAACTATAAATTAGGTGAAAAGATTGCGACACGTCTTGCTTACGGAAATGGCCTTGCCAAG ATTGCAGCCAACAATTCCCGTGTGGTTGCTCTGGATGGTGACATGAGGACATCAACCTTTTCAGATAAAATCAGGACGGTCGATCCGTCGAGATACATAGAGTGTTTTATTGCTGAACAGAACTTAGTTGGAGTAGGAATTGGCATGGCTTGCCGTGATCGTACTGTTGCCTTTGTGTCGACGTTTGCTACCTTCTTCACGCGTGCCTATGATCAA ATTCGTATGGGTGCTATATCGCAAACCAACCTGAACTTTGTCGGCTCTCACGCCGGCTGTTCAATCGGTGAGGATGGACCTTCGCAGATGGGCCTAGAAGACTTGGCCATGTTCCGGGCGATACCTGGAGCTACTATTTTCTACCCATCTGATGCCGTTTCAACGGAACGTGCCGTAGAATTGGCCGCGAACACGAAAGGAATCTGTTTCATCCGAACTTCGCGTCCAGAAACACCTGTCATTTATAAGAACGACAAGGCACTAGCAATTGGCAAAGCTCAGGTTATCAAAACTTCAAGCAAAGATCAAGTGCTGATTATTGGTGCCGCGGTTACGCTAGTTGAAGCTATACTAGCTGCCGATGAACTTGCCAAGAGTGGAATCAACGTGCGTGTCATGGATCCGTTCACAATAAAACCAATTGATGCTGCCGggataataaaaaatgctcGCGAAACTGGCGGTAGGATTATTACTGTTGAAGATCATTATCCAGAGGGTGGTTTGGGCGATGCAGTACTCTCGGCCGTTGCTGGTGTGCGAGATATAATTGTGAAAAAGCTTGCCGTACCAGTTGTGCCTCGCTCTGGTCCAACAGCTGTTCTGCTCGATGCGTATGGTATCAGCAGTCGAAGCATTGTTACGGCTGTTCATGAAATACTGAAACTCTGA